A single Amphiura filiformis chromosome 8, Afil_fr2py, whole genome shotgun sequence DNA region contains:
- the LOC140159593 gene encoding long-chain fatty acid transport protein 2-like, with protein MSFKPNKAALAAVGIPAALLVGLRLRYPTIRDDITLIRQQFDLLFAIKDFMDRNQKVIDTFEEHARNIPNKPFIFFKDECHTYGQVDRDANKLAHFMQESGKLGVGDTVAFLLPNAPVYVSSYLACNKIGVAASFVNYNLKHHALLHCIEICEAKVVLCSKEYMESLQDIHEDLKRLGIEIWVLGYEDTAPPPGYIAVDVRRTSAEPIPSDIRKDLTVKDPSVYMYTSGTTGLPKAVVLTHSRMIKAMFLTHPCKVNSDDVIYCPLPIYHGAAFGMGICSAIRVGCSVVIAPKFSASRYWDDVRRYRATVVQYIGELCRYLLAQPARIDDGKYAHRVRVAVGNGLRPDIWVEFQKRFNIEHIREFYAATEGNFMVMNLDDTDGTVGRYPKLIHDILGNVQIIKCDLATAEPIRNQKGHCIPLRPGETGLLVTKIDEFFSFDGYKASKEVNDKKIIRDVIKKGDQYFNTGDLMMIDNNGYVYFCDRLGDTFRWKGENVATTEVAEELNKFPSILDSNVYGVQVPGQDGRAGMAAITLREGSNLDLRHLFKHVKENLPLYACPKFLRILPQLVITSTFKHKKTDLVKEGFDPTVVSDSLYFMDVGEETYVPLDQQVFKNIVIGKAKL; from the exons ATGTCATTTAAACCCAACAAGGCTGCATTAGCAGCAGTCGGCATACCAGCTGCACTTCTAGTCGGATTACGACTACGCTACCCAACCATCCGTGATGACATCACTCTTATTCGACAACAATTCGATTTACTCTTTGCCATTAAAGACTTTATGGACAGGAACCAGAAGGTTATTGATACCTTTGAAGAGCATGCACGCAATATACCAAACAAGCCATTCATATTCTTTAAAGACGAATGCCACACATACGGTCAGGTGGATCGAGATGCCAACAAGTTGGCGCATTTCATGCAGGAAAGTGGAAAATTGGGAGTAGGAGATACTGTGGCGTTCTTACTACCAAACGCCCCTGTGTATGTATCAAGTTATTTAGCATGTAACAAGATTGGTGTTGCAGCGTCATTTGTGAACTACAACCTCAAGCATCATGCACTGTTGCATTGCATCGAAATCTGTGAAGCTAAAGTTGTTCTCTGCTCAAAAG AATACATGGAGAGCCTTCAAGATATCCATGAAGATCTTAAAAGACTTGGAATTGAAATCTGGGTATTAGGTTATGAAGATACAGCGCCCCCACCAGGATACATCGCTGTTGATGTCAGACGGACCTCGGCTGAGCCTATACCAAGCGATATCAGGAAAGACCTCACTGTAAAGGACCCGTCAGTTTATATGTACACATCGGGCACTACAG GTCTTCCTAAAGCAGTGGTCCTGACACATTCTAGAATGATCAAGGCTATGTTTCTAACCCATCCATGTAAGGTCAACTCTGATGATGTCATTTATTGTCCATTGCCTATCTACCATGGAGCAGCATTTGGGATGGGTATATGTTCAGCTATAAGAGTCG GTTGTTCTGTTGTCATAGCACCCAAGTTTTCTGCAAGTCGTTACTGGGATGATGTACGCAGATACAGGGCTACGGTTGTCCAGTACATCGGAGAACTTTGCAGATATTTGTTAGCACAACCAGCG CGCATTGATGATGGCAAGTATGCCCATAGAGTCCGTGTGGCAGTAGGCAATGGATTACGTCCAGATATTTGGGTTGAATTCCAGAAACGATTCAACATTGAGCATATCCGTGAATTCTACGCTGCTACCGAAGGCAACTTTATGGTGATGAATCTGGATGACACAGATGGAACCGTGGGGAGATATCCTAAACTTATACAT gATATTCTGGGAAATGTTCAGATCATCAAGTGTGATTTAGCCACAGCTGAACCTATTCGAAATCAAAAGGGCCACTGCATCCCTCTTCGACCAG GTGAAACAGGACTCCTTGTTACCAAGATAGATGAATTCTTCTCATTTGACGGTTACAAAGCATCTAAGGAAGTCAACGACAAGAAGATTATCAGAGACGTCATCAAGAAAGGTGACCAATATTTCAACACCGGTGATTTGATGATGATTGACAACAATGGCTATGTGTATTTCTGTGATAGACTAGGAGATACATTCAG ATGGAAGGGTGAAAATGTTGCCACAACAGAAGTTGCCGAGGAGCTCAACAAATTCCCAAGTATTCTTGACAGTAATGTCTATGGAGTGCAAGTACCTG GTCAAGATGGCCGTGCAGGAATGGCAGCCATCACATTGAGAGAAGGATCCAATCTTGATCTGCGGCATCTTTTCAAACACGTCAAGGAGAACCTACCTTTGTATGCATGTCCAAAGTTTCTTCGTATTCTACCACAACTTGTTATCACCAGCACATTCAAGCACAAGAAAACCGACTTAGTCAAGGAAGGGTTTGATCCCACAGTAGTATCAGACTCGTTGTATTTTATGGATGTTGGTGAGGAGACCTACGTCCCTTTGGACCAGCAGGTGTTTAAAAACATTGTGATTGGTAAAGCTAAATTGTGA